The proteins below come from a single Candidatus Sulfotelmatobacter sp. genomic window:
- a CDS encoding alpha/beta hydrolase produces MRSRSPETTLLSGIVMAMLVVLLMHSAKSSRPPAASASYTLGHGPTVVLVHGLGSRIEHWLPTARILAPDYRVVLAELPGHGETALNEPLTLERAASSLEAAIAREGAGPVTLVGHSLGGLVAAQVALDHPEQVRSLVLVETALMPAMNDLERRAMQVQLEGNYDGLVRSAYMAFGRDSAQGAALAAEAATVDPAVMKAWIHLALNTDLSQQVSALKVPTTAVFSDRTWPNDETWADNAKDLGLQRIPKLNPVRIAGCGHFVMLDRPDELARVIAHAAESASEPVAVAAASRSSR; encoded by the coding sequence ATGCGCTCCCGAAGCCCGGAAACCACTCTGCTCAGCGGCATCGTGATGGCGATGCTGGTGGTGCTGCTGATGCACTCGGCGAAGAGCTCGCGTCCGCCCGCGGCCAGCGCCAGCTACACGCTCGGCCACGGGCCGACCGTGGTGCTGGTGCACGGCCTCGGCAGTCGCATCGAGCACTGGCTGCCCACCGCGCGAATTCTCGCGCCCGACTATCGTGTCGTGCTCGCCGAGCTTCCCGGCCACGGCGAGACCGCGCTGAACGAGCCGCTCACGCTCGAGCGCGCGGCCTCGTCGCTCGAAGCCGCGATCGCGCGCGAGGGCGCGGGGCCGGTCACGCTGGTCGGACATTCGCTGGGCGGACTGGTGGCGGCCCAGGTGGCGCTCGATCATCCCGAGCAGGTCCGCTCGCTGGTGCTGGTCGAGACCGCGCTGATGCCGGCCATGAACGATCTCGAACGGCGCGCGATGCAGGTGCAGCTCGAGGGCAACTACGACGGTCTGGTGCGCAGCGCCTACATGGCGTTCGGCCGCGACTCCGCGCAGGGCGCGGCGCTCGCCGCGGAGGCGGCCACGGTCGATCCCGCGGTCATGAAGGCGTGGATCCATCTCGCGCTCAACACCGATCTCAGCCAGCAGGTGTCGGCCCTCAAGGTTCCCACCACGGCGGTGTTCTCGGATCGCACTTGGCCGAACGACGAGACCTGGGCCGACAACGCGAAGGATCTTGGTCTTCAGCGCATTCCCAAGCTGAATCCGGTGAGGATCGCGGGTTGCGGCCACTTCGTGATGCTTGATCGTCCCGACGAGCTGGCGCGGGTGATCGCGCACGCCGCCGAGAGCGCGAGCGAGCCGGTTGCGGTCGCCGCGGCGAGCCGCTCCTCGCGCTGA